In one Misgurnus anguillicaudatus chromosome 1, ASM2758022v2, whole genome shotgun sequence genomic region, the following are encoded:
- the LOC129431704 gene encoding guanylate-binding protein 4 isoform X1, which translates to MACWEMAMNKPVCLIDTESDGKLCVQQSALQILQKIEQPVVVVAVVGLYRTGKSYLMNRLAGKPAGFALGSTIESKTKGIWMWCVPHPTEKETTLVLLDTEGLGDVDKGDSKHDTNIFCLAVLLSSTLVYNSRGTIDNDAIQKLHYVTELTDCIKVKSSNEDADDSIEFVKFFPSFIWAVRDFTLELKIDDKDATENEYLEFALKLKHGTGKKVMDYNLPRECIQKFFPSRTCFTFPFPTAPENVSRLESLNPADLSPDFLKVTDSFCQFVFQKSQTKKLKEGYTVTGRVLGNLAKTYVDTISSGAVPCLENAVIAMATIENEAAVKEGLEVYKSGMEKLKNSFPLELKDVSSEHQRLSNLATQTFMKRSFRDTDGKYLKSLEENINNLFERYLSLNEQASRKRCEDLLSSLTAQMTENLKQGLYAKPGGYDLFCKDLEDIVKKYNIQAKNKVKAEEVLGEFLKQKSVESKAILQADKKLTEKEKKIKEEQEKAALLNQEIKAKEEKQRQLEAKMEAEKRSNEERMIQMKQKMDEELKLQRLEAERAMESKLKEQAALLEKGFKEKADMMTREMEEFKRQSSEAESNRAREFALMMENSNKRHEQTMTMMMQQHREQMKAIQEMNAQPKSRCPIM; encoded by the exons ATGGCTTGCTGGGAAATGGCCATGAATAAGCCAGTTTGCCTCATTGACACAGAGTCAGATGGGAAGTTGTGTGTACAGCAGTCAGCGCTGCAGATCCTGCAGAAGATCGAGCAGCCGGTGGTGGTGGTGGCTGTGGTCGGTCTCTATCGCACTGGGAAATCCTACCTGATGAATCGACTCGCAGGAAAACCAGCAG GGTTTGCACTGGGCAGCACAATTGAGTCCAAGACGAAGGGCATCTGGATGTGGTGTGTGCCCCACCCCACTGAAAAAGAAACCACTCTGGTGCTGCTGGACACCGAGGGACTCGGAGATGTGGACAAG GGGGACTCAAAGCATGACACCAACATCTTCTGTCTGGCTGTGTTACTGAGCAGCACTCTGGTATACAACAGTCGAGGGACGATTGACAACGATGCTATTCAGAAGCTGCA CTATGTTACTGaactaacagactgcattaaaGTCAAATCATCAAATGAGGATGCTGACGATTCAATCGAGTTTGTGAAGTTCTTCCCTAGTTTTATCTGGGCTGTAAGAGACTTCACCCTTGAGCTAAAGATTGATGACAAAGATGCAACAGAGAATGAATACCTAGAATTTGCTCTCAAGCTGAAACATG GCACTGGGAAAAAAGTAATGGATTACAACCTACCCAGGGAGTGCATCCAAAAGTTTTTCCCTTCAAGGACATGCTTCACTTTCCCATTTCCAACTGCTCCAGAGAATGTATCTCGCCTGGAGAGCTTAAATCCTGCTGACCTTTCACCTGACTTCCTGAAGGTCACAGATAGTTTCTGCCAGTTTGTCTTTCAGAAGAGCCAGACAAAGAAGCTGAAAGAAGGATACACAGTCACTGGCAGGG TTCTGGGTAATCTTGCAAAAACATACGTGGACACCATCTCTAGTGGGGCTGTGCCATGTCTGGAGAACGCTGTGATCGCTATGGCAACGATTGAGAATGAGGCTGCAGTGAAAGAAGGGCTTGAGGTCTACAAGAGTGGAATGGAGAAGCTGAAGAACTCTTTCCCTCTGGAACTGAAGGATGTGTCCTCAGAACACCAACGCCTCAGCAACCTGGCAACACAAACCTTCATGAAGCGTTCATTCAGGGACACTGATGGGAAGTACCTAAAATCTCTTGAG GAAAACATTAATAATCTCTTTGAGAGATACCTAAGCCTAAATGAGCAAGCATCAAGAAAGAGATGTGAGGATCTTCTGTCATCCCTGACTGCACAAATGACGGAAAACCTCAAGCAAGGGCTCTACGCCAAACCTGGTGGCTATGATCTCTTCTGCAAGGATCTGGAGGACAttgtgaaaaaatataacatCCAGGCCAAAAACAAAGTCAAG GCTGAAGAGGTCCTAGGGGAGTTTCTGAAGCAGAAGTCTGTGGAATCTAAAGCCATTTTGCAGGCTGACAAAAAACTAActgagaaagagaaaaagatTAAGG AGGAACAAGAGAAAGCAGCCCTCTTGAACCAGGAAATCAAAGCTAAAGAGGAAAAGCAACGACAACTTGAAGCGAAGATGGAAGCAGAGAAACGTAGTAATGAAGAGAGGATGATACAGATGAAACAGAAGATGGATGAAGAATTGAAGCTTCAGAGATTGGAAGCTGAGCGTGCCATGGAAAGTAAACTGAAGGAGCAGGCGGCTCTGCTGGAGAAGGGCTTTAAGGAGAAGGCAGACATGATGACCCGGGAGATGGAGGAGTTCAAGAGACAGAGCTCTGAAGCTGAGAGTAATCGAGCTAGAGAGTTTGCACTGATGATGGAGAACTCCAATAAGAGACATGAACAGACAATGACCATGATGATGCAGCAACACAGAGAACAAATGAAAGCCATACAAGAAATGAATGCACAGCCTAAAAGTAGATGTCCCATCATGTAG
- the LOC129431704 gene encoding guanylate-binding protein 4 isoform X2 — translation MACWEMAMNKPVCLIDTESDGKLCVQQSALQILQKIEQPVVVVAVVGLYRTGKSYLMNRLAGKPAGFALGSTIESKTKGIWMWCVPHPTEKETTLVLLDTEGLGDVDKGDSKHDTNIFCLAVLLSSTLVYNSRGTIDNDAIQKLHYVTELTDCIKVKSSNEDADDSIEFVKFFPSFIWAVRDFTLELKIDDKDATENEYLEFALKLKHGTGKKVMDYNLPRECIQKFFPSRTCFTFPFPTAPENVSRLESLNPADLSPDFLKVTDSFCQFVFQKSQTKKLKEGYTVTGRVLGNLAKTYVDTISSGAVPCLENAVIAMATIENEAAVKEGLEVYKSGMEKLKNSFPLELKDVSSEHQRLSNLATQTFMKRSFRDTDGKYLKSLEV, via the exons ATGGCTTGCTGGGAAATGGCCATGAATAAGCCAGTTTGCCTCATTGACACAGAGTCAGATGGGAAGTTGTGTGTACAGCAGTCAGCGCTGCAGATCCTGCAGAAGATCGAGCAGCCGGTGGTGGTGGTGGCTGTGGTCGGTCTCTATCGCACTGGGAAATCCTACCTGATGAATCGACTCGCAGGAAAACCAGCAG GGTTTGCACTGGGCAGCACAATTGAGTCCAAGACGAAGGGCATCTGGATGTGGTGTGTGCCCCACCCCACTGAAAAAGAAACCACTCTGGTGCTGCTGGACACCGAGGGACTCGGAGATGTGGACAAG GGGGACTCAAAGCATGACACCAACATCTTCTGTCTGGCTGTGTTACTGAGCAGCACTCTGGTATACAACAGTCGAGGGACGATTGACAACGATGCTATTCAGAAGCTGCA CTATGTTACTGaactaacagactgcattaaaGTCAAATCATCAAATGAGGATGCTGACGATTCAATCGAGTTTGTGAAGTTCTTCCCTAGTTTTATCTGGGCTGTAAGAGACTTCACCCTTGAGCTAAAGATTGATGACAAAGATGCAACAGAGAATGAATACCTAGAATTTGCTCTCAAGCTGAAACATG GCACTGGGAAAAAAGTAATGGATTACAACCTACCCAGGGAGTGCATCCAAAAGTTTTTCCCTTCAAGGACATGCTTCACTTTCCCATTTCCAACTGCTCCAGAGAATGTATCTCGCCTGGAGAGCTTAAATCCTGCTGACCTTTCACCTGACTTCCTGAAGGTCACAGATAGTTTCTGCCAGTTTGTCTTTCAGAAGAGCCAGACAAAGAAGCTGAAAGAAGGATACACAGTCACTGGCAGGG TTCTGGGTAATCTTGCAAAAACATACGTGGACACCATCTCTAGTGGGGCTGTGCCATGTCTGGAGAACGCTGTGATCGCTATGGCAACGATTGAGAATGAGGCTGCAGTGAAAGAAGGGCTTGAGGTCTACAAGAGTGGAATGGAGAAGCTGAAGAACTCTTTCCCTCTGGAACTGAAGGATGTGTCCTCAGAACACCAACGCCTCAGCAACCTGGCAACACAAACCTTCATGAAGCGTTCATTCAGGGACACTGATGGGAAGTACCTAAAATCTCTTGAGGTATGA